In one Corallococcus silvisoli genomic region, the following are encoded:
- a CDS encoding PP2C family protein-serine/threonine phosphatase translates to MRFESAGQTHIGRRPHNEDAYCVLPERGLFVVADGLGGQEGGEVASQCVVDTFAGFSDRLDRDRDGTWPDAVDPAKSREENYLAACTALAQRTLRVRRVGKLKEMASTVVALAVGERSAAVAHVGDSRLYRLREGRLEPLTRDHSLIEELRAAGREPPGNPANLRHLITRALGTENAEPTVQRLEPWPGDVFLLCSDGLYEPLGPEALKEQLRAPTAQAACDALVAAAYEAGGRDNITAVVLRVAA, encoded by the coding sequence ATGAGGTTCGAAAGCGCGGGGCAGACCCACATCGGCCGGCGGCCGCACAACGAGGATGCGTACTGCGTCCTGCCGGAGCGGGGCCTGTTCGTGGTGGCGGACGGGTTGGGTGGACAGGAGGGGGGAGAGGTCGCCAGCCAGTGCGTGGTGGACACCTTCGCGGGGTTCAGCGACCGGCTGGACCGGGACCGGGACGGCACGTGGCCGGACGCGGTGGATCCCGCGAAGAGCCGCGAGGAGAACTACCTGGCCGCGTGCACCGCGCTCGCCCAGCGCACCCTGCGCGTGCGCCGCGTGGGCAAGCTCAAGGAGATGGCCTCCACGGTGGTGGCGCTCGCGGTGGGGGAGCGGAGCGCGGCGGTGGCCCACGTGGGCGACAGCCGCCTGTACCGCCTGCGCGAGGGACGTCTGGAGCCCCTCACGCGCGACCACTCGCTCATCGAGGAGCTGCGCGCCGCGGGCCGCGAACCGCCCGGCAACCCCGCCAACCTGCGCCACCTCATCACCCGCGCGCTGGGCACGGAGAACGCGGAGCCCACCGTGCAGCGGCTGGAGCCCTGGCCCGGAGACGTCTTCCTCCTGTGCTCGGACGGCCTCTATGAGCCGCTGGGCCCGGAGGCGCTGAAGGAGCAGCTGCGCGCCCCCACCGCCCAGGCCGCGTGTGACGCGCTCGTCGCCGCCGCCTACGAGGCCGGCGGCCGCGACAACATCACCGCCGTGGTGCTGCGCGTGGCGGCCTGA
- a CDS encoding SDR family NAD(P)-dependent oxidoreductase — protein sequence MASETTKTVVVTGASRGIGRAVSLAFAREGYDVWALARSAESLEALRKEGGERIRPHAVDVADEAALLAACKVILAAGTPRVLVNNAGITVSAPLTKTTTADLAKVMAVNVTAPFILCRELMPAMASAGGGRVINIGSITATRGAKYTSAYCASKHALLGLTRALSVEYARKNVTVNNVNPGWVETDMFAGATAAITQSTGRTQEQAREALASMNAMGRIIQPEEVAAMCLFLASEAAGAITGAAYAIDGGEAA from the coding sequence ATGGCAAGCGAGACGACGAAGACGGTGGTGGTGACGGGCGCCAGCCGGGGCATTGGCCGCGCGGTGTCCCTGGCGTTCGCGCGCGAAGGCTATGACGTGTGGGCGCTGGCGCGTTCAGCGGAGTCACTGGAGGCGCTGCGCAAGGAAGGCGGCGAGCGCATCCGCCCCCACGCGGTGGACGTCGCGGACGAAGCGGCGCTGCTCGCGGCGTGCAAGGTCATCCTCGCGGCCGGGACGCCCCGGGTGCTGGTGAACAACGCGGGCATCACCGTGTCCGCTCCGCTGACGAAGACGACCACGGCGGACCTGGCGAAGGTGATGGCCGTGAACGTGACGGCGCCCTTCATCCTGTGCCGGGAGCTGATGCCCGCCATGGCGTCCGCGGGCGGCGGGCGGGTCATCAACATCGGCTCCATCACCGCGACGCGCGGGGCGAAGTACACCTCCGCCTACTGCGCGTCCAAGCACGCGCTGCTGGGCCTGACGCGCGCGCTGTCCGTGGAGTACGCGCGCAAGAACGTCACGGTGAACAACGTGAACCCGGGCTGGGTGGAGACGGACATGTTCGCGGGTGCCACGGCCGCCATCACCCAGAGCACGGGCCGCACCCAGGAGCAGGCCCGCGAGGCCCTGGCCTCCATGAACGCCATGGGCCGCATCATCCAGCCGGAGGAGGTGGCCGCGATGTGCCTCTTCCTCGCCTCGGAGGCGGCGGGCGCCATCACCGGCGCGGCCTACGCCATCGACGGCGGCGAGGCGGCGTAG
- a CDS encoding methyl-accepting chemotaxis protein — protein MTLSLAARLTAALTAVVIALTLLTVSLMGLSLRSRVESEMASALTRDATRWQALEDQEVRVLTELGHVALSNPALLRVFSRERSEAAALLNEQRAVLGVDLLVLVGVDGAVVASTGERTLPGLDKVVHQKGKVLLPGAGAPLLAVAQPLKANGAPVGFLVVGAELGAEDLGRLGEGSEQLEALLRVGPRLVAQSVHTVTAPALLGVAPGGANGAEADVGGVSLHVSRVQVGEGLELVLARGAEAEWGRLRTTLVGVLALGLLVALLAGGGVFLLVRRMMAPLGALTAAAARVVAEGDFSGTLEVHSQDEIGQLARSFGDMMARLRAVLVALKGSAQELEATALELANSASDQNLAVTRQAAALHQTQIAARQLQESSRAAAQRASGVLREAEKAGAVGQAGESAVAGSVGGLTHIRSQVERISNTVSELRQRTRQVGDITGTVKDLADQSNVLALNAAIEAARSGEAGRAFAVVARQMRSLADQSATATSRVQSILGDIGLAISEAVKTSEGGTREVEGGLDQARAAGESLRALAAVIQNNSESVRSIADMVSQQDAGIAELFAALSDLTRLADETVERVATSAVAAARLTTASHEVSNIVGQYRL, from the coding sequence ATGACGCTCAGCCTCGCCGCGCGTTTGACCGCGGCCCTCACCGCCGTCGTTATCGCCCTCACCCTGCTCACCGTGTCGCTGATGGGGCTGTCGCTGCGCTCGCGCGTGGAGTCGGAGATGGCCTCCGCCCTGACGCGCGACGCGACCCGCTGGCAGGCGCTGGAGGACCAGGAGGTGCGGGTCCTGACGGAGCTGGGGCACGTGGCGCTGTCCAATCCGGCGCTGCTCCGCGTGTTCTCGCGCGAGCGCTCCGAAGCCGCCGCGCTGCTCAACGAACAGCGCGCGGTGCTGGGCGTGGACCTGCTGGTCCTGGTGGGCGTGGACGGCGCGGTGGTCGCGTCCACGGGCGAGCGGACGCTGCCGGGGCTGGACAAGGTGGTGCACCAGAAGGGGAAGGTGCTGCTGCCGGGCGCGGGTGCGCCGCTGCTCGCGGTGGCGCAGCCGCTCAAGGCCAACGGCGCTCCGGTGGGCTTCCTGGTGGTGGGCGCGGAGCTGGGCGCGGAGGACCTGGGGCGGCTGGGGGAGGGGAGCGAACAGCTGGAAGCCCTGCTGCGCGTGGGCCCGCGGCTGGTGGCGCAGTCGGTGCACACGGTGACGGCGCCGGCCCTGCTGGGGGTGGCCCCGGGCGGGGCGAACGGCGCCGAGGCGGACGTGGGTGGGGTGTCCCTGCACGTGTCGCGGGTGCAGGTGGGCGAGGGGCTGGAGCTGGTGCTCGCGCGAGGCGCGGAGGCGGAGTGGGGCCGGCTGCGCACCACGCTGGTGGGCGTGCTGGCGTTGGGGTTGCTGGTGGCGCTGCTCGCGGGCGGAGGGGTCTTCCTGCTGGTGCGGCGGATGATGGCGCCCCTGGGCGCGCTGACGGCGGCGGCGGCGCGGGTGGTGGCCGAGGGCGACTTCAGCGGCACGCTGGAGGTCCACTCCCAGGATGAGATTGGCCAGCTGGCCCGGTCCTTCGGGGACATGATGGCGCGGCTGCGCGCGGTGCTGGTGGCGCTCAAGGGGTCCGCGCAGGAGCTGGAGGCGACGGCGCTGGAGCTGGCCAACTCCGCTTCGGACCAGAACCTGGCGGTGACGCGGCAGGCGGCGGCGCTGCACCAGACGCAGATCGCCGCGCGGCAGCTCCAGGAGAGCTCCCGGGCGGCGGCGCAGCGGGCGTCGGGCGTGCTTCGCGAGGCGGAGAAGGCGGGCGCGGTGGGGCAGGCCGGCGAGTCCGCGGTGGCGGGCAGCGTGGGCGGCCTCACGCACATCCGCTCGCAGGTGGAGCGCATCTCCAACACGGTGTCGGAGCTGCGGCAGCGCACGCGGCAGGTGGGAGACATCACCGGCACGGTGAAGGACCTGGCGGACCAGTCCAACGTGCTGGCGCTCAACGCGGCCATCGAGGCGGCGCGCAGCGGCGAGGCGGGCCGGGCGTTCGCGGTGGTGGCCCGGCAGATGCGCTCGCTGGCGGACCAGTCCGCGACGGCGACGTCGCGCGTGCAGTCCATCCTCGGGGACATCGGCCTCGCCATCTCCGAGGCGGTGAAGACGAGCGAGGGGGGCACCCGCGAGGTGGAGGGGGGCCTGGATCAGGCCCGGGCGGCGGGCGAGAGCCTGCGCGCGCTGGCCGCCGTCATCCAGAACAACAGCGAGTCCGTGCGCAGCATCGCGGACATGGTGAGCCAGCAGGACGCGGGCATCGCGGAGCTCTTCGCCGCGCTGAGCGACCTGACGCGGCTGGCGGACGAGACGGTGGAGCGCGTGGCCACGAGCGCCGTGGCCGCCGCGCGCCTCACCACCGCGTCCCACGAGGTCAGCAACATCGTGGGGCAGTACCGGCTGTGA
- a CDS encoding peptidase M3, translated as MDRPLLSVRSRLDDFLAELATLQYRYGAGLAPDLPVAPLYSSFPELSSPETFAAANEALARARGKDDPVALLRITRVRELIATQVEEALAVRAADAVVALEARSHIPADDQTLSLAQALAQIPREPHRARRALLERGAGNFLWEHRGPYGDRRDATLQAAEVLGFADYPALRQDVTGIDAAKLAEAAEETLRRTEDAYRDVLAYVLRKLEPTLRPLPGGEARRHDVQAAMRAPWMDAFFRREDTVPAVMRWLSDWGLHPEAGGRIRLDDEARPGKASRPFVAAVRVPQDIRLVLQPRSGMDALGDLLHELGHAWHLAHVDADAPMELRRLGDASVTEAFAATFERLLLSPAWLKRYLHLPSSTTKDAVRLGAFQALAVLRRHCAKLSYELSLSTKGASADRADEYADGQRRALFAQPHPGFFLHDVDSQLYVTRYLRAWALETRLTAHLLERFNEDFWRNPAAFTWLRGLFARGGAADAEGLATEVSGTPLALPEAGARLVAILNQ; from the coding sequence ATGGACCGCCCCCTGCTTTCCGTCCGGTCGCGGCTGGATGACTTCCTCGCCGAGCTGGCCACCCTCCAGTACCGCTACGGCGCCGGACTCGCCCCGGACCTCCCCGTCGCCCCCCTGTATTCCTCCTTCCCGGAGCTGTCCTCGCCAGAGACCTTCGCCGCCGCCAACGAGGCGCTGGCCCGGGCTCGCGGCAAGGACGACCCCGTGGCCCTGCTCCGCATCACGCGGGTGCGCGAGCTCATCGCCACCCAGGTGGAGGAGGCCCTCGCCGTGCGCGCGGCGGACGCCGTCGTCGCGCTGGAGGCCCGGTCCCACATCCCCGCCGACGACCAGACGCTGTCGCTCGCGCAGGCCCTGGCCCAGATTCCCCGCGAACCCCACCGCGCCCGCCGCGCCCTCCTGGAGCGCGGCGCCGGCAACTTCCTCTGGGAACACCGCGGCCCGTACGGAGACCGGCGCGACGCCACCCTCCAGGCCGCGGAGGTGCTGGGCTTCGCGGACTACCCCGCGCTGCGCCAGGACGTCACCGGCATCGACGCGGCGAAGCTCGCCGAGGCCGCCGAGGAGACCCTCCGCCGCACCGAGGACGCCTACCGCGACGTGCTCGCCTACGTGCTGCGCAAGCTGGAGCCCACCCTGCGCCCGCTGCCCGGCGGCGAGGCCCGGCGCCACGACGTCCAGGCCGCCATGCGCGCCCCCTGGATGGACGCCTTCTTCCGCCGCGAGGACACCGTCCCCGCCGTGATGCGCTGGCTGTCCGACTGGGGCCTCCACCCCGAGGCCGGCGGCCGCATCCGCCTGGACGACGAGGCCCGCCCCGGCAAGGCGTCACGCCCCTTCGTGGCCGCGGTGCGCGTGCCCCAGGACATCCGGCTGGTCCTCCAGCCCCGGAGCGGCATGGACGCGCTGGGCGACCTGCTCCACGAGCTGGGCCACGCGTGGCACCTGGCCCACGTGGACGCGGACGCCCCCATGGAGCTGCGCCGGCTGGGAGATGCCTCCGTGACGGAGGCCTTCGCGGCCACCTTCGAGCGGCTGCTCCTGTCCCCCGCCTGGCTCAAGCGCTACCTGCACCTGCCGTCCAGCACGACGAAGGACGCCGTGCGGCTTGGCGCCTTCCAGGCCCTGGCCGTGCTGCGCCGCCACTGCGCGAAGCTGTCCTACGAGCTGTCCCTGTCCACCAAGGGCGCCTCCGCCGACCGCGCGGACGAATATGCCGACGGCCAGCGCCGCGCCCTCTTCGCGCAGCCGCACCCGGGCTTCTTCCTGCATGACGTGGATTCGCAGCTCTACGTCACCCGCTACCTGCGGGCCTGGGCCCTGGAGACCCGGCTCACCGCGCACCTCCTGGAGCGGTTCAACGAGGACTTCTGGCGCAACCCCGCCGCCTTCACCTGGCTCCGGGGGCTGTTCGCGCGGGGCGGCGCCGCCGACGCGGAGGGACTGGCCACGGAGGTCTCGGGCACGCCGCTGGCGCTGCCCGAGGCGGGAGCGCGCCTCGTGGCCATCCTCAACCAGTAG
- a CDS encoding RluA family pseudouridine synthase, protein MKRRTFRVEGANQGRTLVEAVEAELGLPVADARRLVEVGAVYVAGRRARDGAVRLQPEQVVTVVLEEAGQSPLEAAKPAAPLRVLFEDADVIAVDKPAGLNAQPTEGRVGGSLVDLVGEHLGRPAGLVHRLDRETSGVTVFGKSAPATSALAEAFREGTARKRYLAATGPGLPAAGTVDLPLSKDPSRPGRWRASRAANGVPAWTDYRTLFASDAFCLVELLPRTGRTHQLRAHLTALGAPILGDARYGGAASAGGHAAPRCLLHAHALELGHPRTGRPMRWEAEVPEDLRAFFAAAGVRVPEGPIVAAAAP, encoded by the coding sequence ATGAAGCGCCGGACGTTCCGGGTGGAGGGCGCGAACCAGGGCCGCACGCTGGTGGAGGCGGTGGAGGCGGAGCTGGGCCTGCCGGTGGCGGATGCGCGGCGGCTGGTGGAGGTGGGCGCGGTGTACGTCGCCGGGCGCCGCGCGCGGGATGGGGCGGTCCGGCTCCAGCCCGAGCAGGTGGTGACGGTGGTCCTGGAGGAGGCGGGCCAGAGTCCCCTGGAGGCCGCGAAGCCGGCGGCGCCCCTGCGCGTGCTGTTCGAGGACGCGGACGTCATCGCGGTGGACAAGCCGGCGGGCCTGAACGCGCAGCCCACGGAGGGGCGCGTGGGGGGAAGCCTCGTGGACCTCGTGGGTGAGCACCTGGGGCGGCCGGCGGGACTCGTGCACCGGCTGGACCGGGAGACCTCCGGGGTGACGGTGTTCGGCAAGTCCGCGCCCGCCACCTCGGCGCTGGCGGAGGCCTTCCGCGAGGGCACCGCGCGCAAGCGCTACCTGGCGGCGACGGGGCCGGGGCTGCCGGCGGCGGGGACGGTGGACCTGCCCCTGTCGAAGGACCCCTCGAGGCCCGGGCGCTGGCGGGCGTCCCGCGCGGCCAACGGCGTGCCCGCGTGGACGGACTACCGCACGCTGTTCGCGAGCGATGCGTTCTGCCTGGTGGAGCTGCTGCCCCGGACGGGGCGCACGCACCAGCTCCGAGCGCACCTGACGGCGCTGGGCGCGCCCATCCTCGGGGACGCGCGCTACGGAGGCGCGGCGAGCGCGGGAGGCCATGCGGCGCCGCGCTGTCTGTTGCATGCGCACGCGCTGGAGCTGGGCCATCCGCGCACGGGCCGGCCGATGCGATGGGAGGCGGAGGTGCCGGAGGACCTGCGGGCGTTCTTCGCCGCGGCGGGCGTGCGGGTGCCGGAGGGCCCCATCGTGGCCGCGGCCGCGCCCTGA
- a CDS encoding acyloxyacyl hydrolase: MSRSLLTLAGCGLTLMAAPALAEPARSLGVTVAPLGAYMLQGGDGVGRSVGYSAGLGWAYRKAGAVLEVGGHLASSRHLTEVTPMSVRMVPLGDTRVRPFLGVGASLLVPHSRPLPAAPDALGSRVLQVGFELCGGVGVELSRDFFLSAEARYQNFSARANPFSSDRQHLRSTFLGMGMRL, encoded by the coding sequence ATGTCGCGTTCCCTCCTCACCCTGGCTGGCTGTGGGCTGACGCTCATGGCGGCCCCCGCCCTCGCCGAACCCGCCCGGAGCCTGGGCGTCACCGTGGCGCCGCTCGGGGCCTACATGCTCCAGGGGGGCGATGGGGTGGGGCGCTCCGTGGGCTACAGCGCGGGGCTGGGCTGGGCGTACCGCAAGGCGGGGGCGGTGCTGGAGGTGGGCGGTCACCTGGCGTCCAGCCGGCACCTGACGGAGGTGACGCCCATGTCGGTGCGGATGGTGCCGCTGGGGGACACCCGGGTGCGGCCCTTCCTGGGCGTGGGGGCCAGCCTGCTGGTGCCCCACTCGAGGCCCCTCCCGGCGGCCCCGGACGCGCTGGGCAGCCGGGTGCTCCAGGTGGGCTTCGAGCTCTGCGGCGGCGTGGGCGTGGAGCTGAGCCGGGACTTCTTCCTGTCCGCCGAGGCGCGCTACCAGAACTTCTCCGCCCGGGCGAACCCCTTCTCCAGCGACCGGCAGCACCTGCGCTCCACGTTCCTGGGCATGGGGATGCGCCTGTAG
- a CDS encoding DUF1028 domain-containing protein has translation MKSLKLGLLAVSCVWASAALAAAPPTGTVNSRLLGTRAIVACDPVEKSCGVAVISFPAGISGLVPYGRPDVAVATMFYPSVDDAEAILSRTDAGDTPQAAIDFVFSVDPYADYRQLAAVKLLPDGTVTVGQRTGAENASHRCAVKGATFVVQANNMTTPAICDAMAVGFQHARGSLPQRLYAALKAGARVGGDRNGERSGVIRVWSAENEAAFYTHVLADAVVHGSKNALRELGVEMNRYQAGVAAPYASDLIPLDRDTVRDVKRVLRRLGYYGGRMDGAWNDAAEQALYDFNWNNLFFLKPTQVVGGVRRIDGPLVDFLRDADLDALAPASP, from the coding sequence ATGAAGTCTCTCAAGCTTGGCTTGCTGGCGGTCTCATGCGTGTGGGCCTCCGCCGCGCTCGCGGCGGCTCCGCCCACCGGCACCGTCAACTCGCGGCTGCTGGGCACGCGCGCCATCGTCGCCTGCGACCCCGTGGAGAAGTCCTGCGGCGTGGCGGTCATCTCCTTCCCCGCGGGCATCAGCGGGCTGGTGCCCTACGGCCGTCCGGATGTGGCGGTGGCGACCATGTTCTATCCCTCGGTGGATGACGCCGAGGCCATCCTCTCCCGCACCGACGCGGGCGACACACCGCAGGCCGCCATCGACTTCGTGTTCTCCGTGGACCCGTACGCGGACTACCGCCAGCTGGCCGCGGTGAAGCTGCTTCCCGACGGCACCGTCACGGTGGGCCAGCGCACCGGCGCGGAGAACGCCTCGCACCGCTGCGCCGTGAAGGGGGCGACGTTCGTGGTGCAGGCCAACAACATGACCACCCCCGCCATCTGTGACGCCATGGCCGTGGGCTTCCAGCACGCCAGGGGCAGCCTGCCGCAGCGGCTCTACGCGGCGCTCAAGGCGGGGGCCCGCGTGGGCGGAGATCGCAACGGCGAGCGCTCCGGAGTCATCCGCGTCTGGAGCGCCGAGAACGAGGCGGCCTTCTACACGCACGTGCTCGCGGACGCCGTGGTCCACGGCAGCAAGAACGCGCTGAGGGAGCTGGGCGTGGAGATGAACCGCTACCAGGCCGGCGTCGCGGCGCCGTACGCGTCCGACCTCATCCCGCTCGACCGGGACACCGTCCGGGACGTGAAGCGCGTGCTGCGCAGGCTGGGCTACTACGGCGGGCGCATGGACGGCGCCTGGAACGACGCCGCCGAGCAGGCCCTCTACGACTTCAACTGGAACAACCTCTTCTTCCTCAAGCCCACCCAGGTGGTGGGCGGCGTGCGGAGGATCGACGGTCCGCTGGTCGACTTCCTGCGCGACGCGGACCTGGATGCGCTCGCTCCCGCGTCCCCATGA
- a CDS encoding DUF2058 family protein, with amino-acid sequence MQNLRDKLLKAGLVSEEQAKKSDATPTPSRRPEDHRGSAPRAPAQRGRDENRTAGGPPRGAGGPPRREGGGGPPRGAGGPPRQGAGGPPRQGGGFRGPQGGFAASGRPPATTDKPIPKLPPMPGSKAYQRAESKKQVELDRALRELVLGAQVPQEPGETAFYFMTRKGKLRRMELSPAQAKQLEDGELGVVERPEPAQIEHSLVPSTVAEQMYALSAKAVRFFNRKENPVGFMNDEELKAQQAAEASGTATEVPDEPEASEAPEGGDTSEDAPEASEDTPAEPSGEGSPQS; translated from the coding sequence ATGCAGAACCTGCGAGACAAGTTGTTGAAAGCGGGCCTCGTCTCCGAGGAGCAGGCCAAGAAGTCCGACGCCACGCCCACGCCCTCGCGGCGCCCGGAGGACCACCGGGGGAGCGCTCCACGCGCGCCTGCCCAGCGGGGACGTGATGAGAATCGGACAGCCGGAGGCCCGCCCCGAGGTGCCGGAGGTCCACCCCGCCGCGAGGGCGGTGGAGGCCCGCCCCGAGGTGCCGGAGGTCCGCCCCGCCAGGGCGCGGGCGGTCCGCCGCGTCAGGGCGGAGGCTTCCGGGGGCCGCAGGGCGGGTTCGCCGCGTCCGGGCGTCCCCCGGCCACGACCGACAAGCCCATCCCCAAGCTGCCGCCCATGCCGGGCTCCAAGGCCTACCAGCGCGCCGAGTCCAAGAAGCAGGTGGAGCTGGACCGGGCCCTGCGTGAGCTGGTGCTGGGCGCCCAGGTGCCGCAGGAGCCGGGCGAGACGGCCTTCTACTTCATGACGCGCAAGGGAAAGCTGCGCCGCATGGAGCTGAGCCCCGCGCAGGCCAAGCAGCTGGAGGACGGCGAGCTGGGCGTGGTGGAGCGCCCGGAGCCCGCTCAAATCGAGCACTCGCTGGTGCCCTCCACGGTGGCCGAGCAGATGTACGCGCTGTCCGCCAAGGCCGTGCGCTTCTTCAACCGCAAGGAGAACCCCGTCGGCTTCATGAACGACGAGGAGCTCAAGGCGCAGCAGGCCGCCGAGGCCTCCGGTACCGCCACGGAGGTCCCCGACGAGCCCGAGGCCTCCGAGGCTCCGGAGGGCGGCGACACCTCCGAGGACGCGCCCGAGGCCTCCGAGGACACCCCCGCCGAGCCGTCCGGCGAGGGCAGCCCCCAGTCCTGA
- a CDS encoding acyl-CoA dehydrogenase family protein, whose amino-acid sequence MPRADITDLFRIDDLLSAEEKAARDAVARFVDAEVLPIIGRHFRDGTFPAHLVPGLAELGVLGANLQGYGCAGMNTVSYGLVLQELERGDSGLRSFASVQGSLCMFPIHAYGSEEQKARFLPGMAKGRIIGCFGLTEPDFGSNPGGMRARARRDGDSWVLNGTKAWITNGSIADVAVVWAKTDDGGPESVRGFLVEKGLPGFSAREIPGKFSLRASRTSELSFQDVRVPDRDVLPGVVGLKGPLSCLNNARAGIAFAVTGAAIACFEGAREYALSRAQFDGKSIAGYQLTQEKLADMLQEIVKAQLLSLRLARLKDEGKSNPVMVSLAKRNNVKSALDIARVARSIYGANGITDDYPPVRHMLNLESVFTYEGTHEVHTLVLGKAITGIDAFG is encoded by the coding sequence ATGCCCCGCGCCGACATCACCGACCTGTTCCGTATCGACGACCTGCTGTCCGCCGAGGAGAAGGCCGCCCGCGACGCGGTGGCCCGCTTCGTGGACGCGGAGGTGCTGCCCATCATCGGACGGCACTTCCGCGACGGCACCTTCCCCGCGCACCTCGTTCCCGGCCTCGCGGAGCTGGGCGTGCTGGGCGCGAACCTCCAGGGGTACGGCTGCGCGGGGATGAACACCGTCAGCTACGGGCTGGTGCTCCAGGAACTGGAGCGCGGCGACTCCGGGCTGCGCAGCTTCGCGTCCGTGCAGGGCTCGCTGTGCATGTTCCCCATCCACGCCTACGGCAGCGAGGAGCAGAAGGCGCGCTTCCTGCCGGGCATGGCGAAGGGGCGGATCATCGGTTGCTTTGGCCTCACCGAGCCCGACTTCGGCTCCAACCCCGGCGGCATGCGCGCCCGCGCGCGGAGGGATGGCGACAGCTGGGTGCTCAACGGCACCAAGGCCTGGATTACCAACGGCTCCATCGCGGACGTCGCGGTGGTGTGGGCGAAGACGGACGACGGCGGCCCGGAGTCCGTGCGCGGCTTCCTGGTGGAGAAGGGCCTGCCGGGCTTCAGCGCGCGGGAGATCCCCGGCAAGTTCTCCCTGCGCGCCTCCCGCACCAGCGAGCTGTCCTTCCAGGACGTGCGCGTGCCGGACCGCGACGTGCTGCCCGGCGTCGTGGGCCTCAAGGGGCCGCTGTCGTGCCTCAACAACGCCCGGGCGGGCATCGCCTTCGCGGTGACGGGCGCGGCCATCGCGTGCTTCGAGGGCGCGCGTGAGTACGCGCTGTCCCGCGCGCAGTTCGACGGCAAGTCCATCGCCGGCTACCAGCTCACGCAGGAGAAGCTGGCGGACATGCTCCAGGAGATCGTCAAGGCGCAGCTGCTGAGCCTGCGGCTCGCGCGCCTCAAGGACGAGGGCAAGAGCAACCCCGTGATGGTGAGCCTGGCCAAGCGCAACAACGTGAAGAGCGCGCTCGACATCGCCCGGGTGGCCCGGAGCATCTACGGCGCCAACGGCATCACGGACGACTACCCGCCCGTGCGCCACATGCTGAACCTGGAGTCCGTCTTCACCTACGAGGGCACCCACGAGGTGCACACGCTGGTGCTGGGCAAGGCCATCACCGGCATCGACGCGTTCGGCTGA